From Aquabacter sp. L1I39, the proteins below share one genomic window:
- the rpsL gene encoding 30S ribosomal protein S12 → MPTINQLIRKPREAQKARDKAPALQSSPQKRGVCTRVYTTTPKKPNSALRKVAKVRLTNSYEVIGYIPGEGHNLQEHSVVMIRGGRVKDLPGVRYHILRGVLDTQGVKNRKQRRSKYGAKRPK, encoded by the coding sequence ATGCCTACGATCAACCAGCTGATCCGGAAGCCGCGGGAAGCGCAGAAGGCGCGGGACAAGGCTCCTGCTCTTCAGTCGAGCCCCCAGAAGCGTGGTGTGTGCACCCGCGTCTACACCACGACCCCGAAGAAGCCGAACTCGGCGCTTCGTAAGGTTGCCAAGGTGCGGCTGACCAACAGCTACGAAGTGATCGGTTACATCCCCGGCGAGGGTCACAACCTTCAGGAGCACTCCGTGGTCATGATCCGCGGCGGCCGCGTGAAGGACCTTCCCGGTGTGCGTTACCACATTCTCCGCGGCGTGCTGGACACCCAGGGCGTGAAGAACCGCAAGCAGCGCCGTTCGAAGTACGGCGCCAAGCGGCCGAAGTGA
- a CDS encoding YqaE/Pmp3 family membrane protein produces MIYAVAVLLPFLALMLRGRVLQGILCLVLQVTLIGWLPAAIWAVVVVNNDNEERRHRELLASINSSTRR; encoded by the coding sequence ATGATTTACGCAGTGGCGGTCCTGCTGCCCTTTCTGGCGCTGATGCTCCGGGGGCGCGTGCTCCAGGGCATTTTATGCCTGGTGCTGCAGGTCACCCTGATCGGCTGGCTGCCGGCCGCCATCTGGGCGGTGGTGGTGGTCAATAACGACAATGAGGAGCGGCGCCACAGGGAGCTCCTCGCCAGCATCAATTCATCGACGCGCCGCTGA
- a CDS encoding fumarylacetoacetate hydrolase family protein translates to MARWVRFSAKDATVSAAGFGRLEGETITVYEGDLFAGPVATGETLALADVSLEAPCQPSKIIALWNNFHALAAKLNVAEPAEPLYLLKAPSTVAAPGATVHRPPAYGGKTVYEGELGIVIGRTASNITEDEAAAHIFGYTIVNDITAADILQKDPTFPQWARAKGFDAYGPFGPWIETDLDPTATSVRTVLNGAERQNYPLSDMIFPPARLVAMISRDMTLLPGDLIACGTSLGVGTMKEPSNDIEVSIEGIGTLKNVFVQ, encoded by the coding sequence ATGGCAAGGTGGGTGCGTTTTTCGGCCAAGGACGCGACGGTCAGCGCGGCGGGGTTCGGCCGGCTCGAAGGCGAGACCATCACGGTATACGAGGGCGACCTGTTCGCCGGGCCGGTGGCGACCGGCGAGACCCTCGCCTTGGCCGATGTGTCCCTGGAGGCGCCGTGCCAGCCCTCCAAGATCATCGCCCTGTGGAACAATTTCCATGCGCTGGCGGCCAAGCTGAACGTGGCCGAGCCGGCCGAGCCGCTCTATCTGCTCAAAGCCCCCTCCACGGTGGCCGCCCCCGGCGCCACCGTGCATCGCCCGCCGGCCTATGGGGGCAAGACGGTCTATGAAGGGGAGCTGGGCATCGTCATCGGCCGCACCGCCTCCAACATCACCGAGGACGAGGCCGCCGCCCACATCTTCGGCTACACCATCGTCAACGACATCACAGCTGCCGACATCCTCCAGAAGGACCCCACCTTCCCCCAATGGGCGCGGGCCAAGGGGTTTGACGCCTATGGGCCGTTCGGCCCCTGGATCGAGACGGACCTTGATCCCACCGCCACCTCCGTGCGCACGGTGCTGAACGGGGCGGAGCGGCAGAATTATCCGCTTTCCGACATGATCTTCCCGCCCGCCCGGCTGGTGGCGATGATCTCCCGCGACATGACGCTGTTGCCCGGCGACCTCATCGCCTGCGGCACCTCGCTGGGGGTTGGCACCATGAAGGAGCCGTCAAACGACATCGAGGTGAGCATCGAAGGCATCGGCACGCTGAAGAACGTGTTCGTGCAGTGA
- a CDS encoding ribbon-helix-helix domain-containing protein → MKSPVVKRSIVIAGHKTSVSLEDAFWDALKEIAASRRLTLSDLVATIDSSRTQGNLSSAIRLFVLDHYRENAASARSHGHSERSGAGAPVA, encoded by the coding sequence ATGAAAAGCCCCGTGGTGAAGAGGTCCATCGTCATCGCCGGTCACAAGACCAGCGTGAGCCTTGAAGATGCGTTCTGGGACGCGCTCAAGGAGATTGCCGCCAGCCGGCGGCTGACGCTTTCCGATCTGGTCGCGACCATCGATTCCTCGCGGACGCAGGGCAATTTGTCCTCCGCCATCCGCCTGTTCGTGCTCGACCATTACCGGGAGAATGCCGCCTCCGCGCGCAGCCACGGACATTCCGAGCGCTCGGGGGCCGGCGCTCCCGTTGCGTAA
- the radC gene encoding RadC family protein, with product MSEDPEEGLAEAGLASAPHFHGHRDRLRARFREAGAAALADYELLELVLFRAVPRRDVKPLAKALVERFGSFAEVVAAPAARLAETPGVTPAIVTEFKIIEAAAHRLARGQVKRRPVLSSWTAVIDYCRAAMAFADREQVRVLFLDKRNQLIADEVLQTGTVDHAPVYPREVVKRALELSATAIILCHNHPSGDPTPSRADIDMTRKIIDVAKPLGIEVHDHIIVGKDGHASLKGLRLM from the coding sequence ATGTCCGAAGATCCCGAGGAGGGACTTGCGGAGGCCGGCCTTGCGTCGGCGCCGCATTTCCATGGCCATCGGGATCGCCTGCGCGCCCGCTTCCGCGAGGCGGGGGCGGCGGCGCTGGCCGATTACGAGCTGCTGGAACTGGTTCTGTTCCGCGCCGTGCCGCGCCGGGACGTGAAGCCGCTGGCCAAGGCGCTGGTGGAGCGGTTCGGCTCCTTCGCCGAAGTGGTGGCCGCCCCGGCGGCGCGCCTGGCCGAGACGCCGGGCGTGACGCCCGCCATCGTCACCGAATTCAAGATCATCGAGGCCGCCGCCCATCGCCTGGCGCGCGGCCAGGTGAAGCGCCGGCCGGTCCTGTCCTCCTGGACGGCGGTGATCGACTATTGCCGCGCCGCCATGGCCTTTGCGGACCGTGAGCAGGTGCGCGTCCTGTTCCTGGACAAGCGCAACCAGTTGATCGCCGACGAGGTGCTGCAGACCGGCACGGTGGACCACGCGCCGGTCTATCCCCGCGAGGTGGTGAAGCGGGCACTCGAATTGTCCGCCACCGCCATCATCCTGTGCCACAACCACCCGTCCGGCGACCCCACCCCCTCCCGCGCCGACATCGACATGACCCGCAAGATCATCGATGTGGCCAAGCCCCTGGGCATCGAGGTGCACGACCACATCATCGTGGGCAAGGACGGCCATGCCTCCCTCAAGGGCCTGCGGCTGATGTGA
- the map gene encoding type I methionyl aminopeptidase, whose product MSYVEADQAPLRKTGHIKLYGPEGFEGMRRAGQLTAKVLDEVAEMVRPGVSTEAIDKLVFDFAMDHGAYPATLMYRGYRYSVCTSINHVVCHGMPNARPLREGDIVNVDVTLVLDGWYGDSSRMYAVGQIPRRAERLLDVTYESMMIGIQAIKPGAHVGDIGAAIQEFVEPQHMSVVRDFCGHGVGRIFHDEPNIVHVGRRGEGPELKPGMIFTVEPMINLGRPHVKVLSDGWTAVTRDRSLSAQFEHAVGVTETGVEIFTLSPKGYHKPPYSVG is encoded by the coding sequence ATGAGCTATGTGGAAGCGGACCAGGCGCCGCTGAGGAAGACCGGACATATCAAGCTCTACGGACCGGAAGGGTTCGAGGGCATGCGCCGCGCCGGGCAGTTGACCGCCAAGGTGCTGGACGAAGTGGCCGAGATGGTGCGCCCGGGCGTGTCCACCGAGGCCATCGACAAGCTGGTCTTCGACTTCGCCATGGACCACGGCGCCTATCCGGCGACGCTGATGTATCGCGGCTACCGCTATTCGGTCTGCACCTCCATCAACCACGTGGTCTGCCACGGCATGCCCAATGCCCGCCCACTGCGCGAGGGCGACATCGTCAATGTGGACGTGACGCTGGTGCTCGACGGCTGGTACGGCGATTCCAGCCGCATGTATGCGGTGGGCCAGATCCCCCGCCGGGCCGAGCGGCTGCTGGATGTCACCTACGAATCCATGATGATCGGCATCCAGGCCATCAAGCCGGGCGCCCATGTGGGCGATATCGGCGCCGCCATCCAGGAGTTTGTCGAGCCCCAGCATATGAGCGTGGTGCGCGATTTCTGCGGCCACGGCGTCGGCCGCATCTTCCACGACGAGCCCAACATCGTGCATGTGGGCCGCCGGGGCGAGGGGCCGGAGCTGAAGCCCGGTATGATCTTCACCGTGGAGCCCATGATCAATCTGGGCCGCCCCCATGTGAAGGTGCTCTCGGACGGCTGGACCGCCGTCACCCGCGACCGCTCGCTCTCGGCCCAGTTCGAGCATGCGGTGGGCGTGACCGAGACCGGGGTGGAGATCTTCACCTTGAGTCCCAAGGGCTACCACAAGCCGCCCTATTCCGTGGGCTGA
- a CDS encoding DUF4169 family protein, with protein MGEIVNLRRVKKQRARQDAEAAAAENRVRFGRTKAERLAQEAQRRLMEKTHEGHALTERDGK; from the coding sequence GTGGGCGAGATCGTGAATCTCCGGCGCGTGAAGAAACAGCGGGCTCGGCAGGACGCCGAGGCCGCCGCCGCCGAGAACCGGGTGCGCTTCGGCCGCACCAAGGCCGAGCGCCTCGCCCAAGAGGCGCAGCGCAGGCTCATGGAAAAGACTCACGAAGGTCATGCGCTCACTGAGAGGGATGGAAAATGA
- a CDS encoding MarC family protein, producing MIDLALSAKLFAALFAIMSPLSIVPIFLALTADLTPAARRSTLIAMLATVIIGALVCALAGHMLLNLFGIDVDHFRLAGGLIVLMIALSMLSGDDHTSHSGTDEEQAQFKSTSNPGVYPLGLPIAIGPGTMATIIVYAQTSADPREAVGFYVGLAGYLVFFTICMALAPLIGSRLSPTALSISKRLMGIILAAIAMEMVGGALGAMFPGWMR from the coding sequence ATGATCGACCTCGCACTGTCCGCGAAACTGTTCGCGGCACTGTTCGCCATCATGAGCCCCTTGAGCATCGTGCCTATTTTTCTGGCGCTCACGGCGGACCTCACACCAGCCGCGCGGCGCAGCACGCTCATCGCCATGCTCGCCACGGTCATCATCGGTGCGCTGGTGTGCGCGCTGGCCGGGCACATGCTGTTGAACCTGTTCGGCATCGATGTGGATCATTTCCGCCTGGCCGGCGGTCTCATCGTGCTGATGATCGCTTTGTCCATGCTCAGCGGTGACGACCACACCTCCCATTCGGGCACGGATGAGGAGCAGGCGCAGTTCAAGTCCACGTCCAATCCGGGCGTCTATCCGCTCGGCCTGCCCATCGCCATCGGGCCGGGCACCATGGCCACCATCATCGTCTATGCGCAGACCTCCGCCGATCCGCGCGAGGCCGTGGGCTTCTATGTGGGGCTGGCGGGCTATCTCGTATTCTTCACCATCTGCATGGCGTTGGCGCCCCTGATTGGCAGCCGCCTGTCGCCCACCGCGCTTTCTATTTCCAAGCGATTGATGGGCATCATTCTCGCCGCCATCGCCATGGAGATGGTGGGCGGGGCGCTCGGCGCCATGTTCCCGGGCTGGATGCGCTGA
- the sfsA gene encoding DNA/RNA nuclease SfsA codes for MRFPLPLVPAILVRRYKRFLADVELADGTLTTAHVANSGAMTGLATPGSRVWLAPASGPGRKLAFGWELVQADFGAGPELVGVNTMHPNRLVAEAIGAGKVPELAGYARLRREVKYGRNSRIDILLEDDARPPCFVEVKNVHLMRTPGAAEFPDCVTARGAKHLAELAAMAGEGARAVMVYLSQIGSARSIALARDLDPAYGAAFDLARTAGVEAIGLVCALDREGIEVAGSVPMLG; via the coding sequence ATGCGCTTTCCTCTTCCTTTGGTGCCGGCCATCCTGGTGCGCCGCTACAAGCGTTTCCTCGCCGACGTGGAACTGGCCGATGGCACATTGACCACCGCCCATGTGGCCAATTCCGGCGCCATGACGGGGCTGGCGACGCCGGGCTCCCGGGTGTGGCTGGCGCCCGCCTCCGGGCCGGGCCGCAAGCTCGCCTTTGGCTGGGAATTGGTGCAGGCGGATTTCGGCGCGGGGCCGGAACTGGTGGGCGTCAACACCATGCATCCCAACCGCCTGGTGGCGGAGGCGATCGGCGCGGGGAAGGTGCCGGAGCTCGCCGGCTATGCCCGGCTGCGACGCGAGGTCAAATATGGCCGCAACAGCCGGATCGACATTCTTTTGGAGGATGACGCCCGCCCGCCCTGCTTCGTGGAGGTGAAGAATGTGCACCTCATGCGCACCCCCGGCGCGGCGGAGTTTCCCGATTGCGTGACCGCCCGCGGCGCCAAGCACCTGGCGGAACTCGCCGCCATGGCCGGGGAGGGCGCCCGGGCGGTGATGGTCTATCTCAGCCAGATCGGCTCGGCCCGTTCCATCGCCCTCGCACGGGATCTTGATCCCGCCTATGGGGCGGCCTTTGATCTGGCCCGGACGGCGGGCGTGGAGGCCATCGGCCTTGTCTGCGCGCTGGACCGGGAGGGCATCGAGGTGGCCGGCAGCGTGCCCATGCTGGGCTGA
- a CDS encoding malate dehydrogenase: MTKPAVRVAVTGAAGQICYSLLFRIANGDLYGKDQPVILQLLDLPQAQAAVGGVVMELEDCAFPNLAGVVITDDPKVAFRDIDAAFLVGARPRSKGMERADLLLANAEIFKVQGAALNEVAKRDVKVLVVGNPANTNAYITAKCAPDLPAKNITAMLRLDHNRALSQFAAKVGVSSADIEKMVVWGNHSPTMYADYRFATANGKPLPELVNDEAWYRDVLIPKVGKRGAAIIEARGLSSAASAANAAIDHMHDWIHGTNGGWVSMGVASDGSYGIPEGIVYGMPCVCANGAYEVVKDLPVDDFSRTMMDKTLQELTDERDGVKAITG; the protein is encoded by the coding sequence ATGACCAAACCCGCCGTTCGCGTCGCTGTCACGGGCGCCGCCGGTCAGATCTGTTATTCGCTGCTGTTCCGCATCGCCAATGGCGACCTCTACGGCAAGGACCAGCCGGTCATCCTGCAACTGCTCGATCTGCCCCAGGCTCAGGCGGCGGTCGGTGGCGTGGTGATGGAGCTCGAGGACTGCGCGTTCCCGAACCTCGCCGGCGTCGTCATCACCGACGACCCCAAGGTCGCCTTCCGCGACATCGATGCCGCCTTCCTGGTGGGCGCCCGTCCCCGCTCGAAGGGCATGGAGCGCGCCGACCTCCTCCTCGCCAATGCCGAGATCTTCAAGGTCCAGGGCGCGGCGCTGAACGAAGTGGCCAAGCGCGACGTGAAGGTGCTGGTGGTGGGCAATCCGGCCAACACCAATGCCTACATCACCGCCAAGTGCGCGCCGGACCTGCCGGCCAAGAACATCACCGCCATGCTGCGGCTCGACCATAACCGCGCGCTCTCGCAGTTCGCGGCCAAGGTGGGCGTGTCCTCCGCCGACATCGAGAAGATGGTCGTGTGGGGCAATCACTCCCCCACCATGTATGCCGACTACCGCTTCGCCACCGCCAACGGCAAGCCACTGCCGGAGCTCGTCAATGACGAGGCCTGGTATCGCGACGTGCTGATTCCCAAGGTCGGCAAGCGCGGCGCCGCCATCATCGAGGCCCGTGGCCTGTCGTCCGCCGCCTCCGCGGCCAACGCGGCCATCGACCACATGCACGACTGGATTCACGGCACCAATGGCGGCTGGGTCTCCATGGGCGTGGCTTCGGACGGCTCCTACGGGATTCCCGAGGGAATCGTCTACGGCATGCCCTGCGTGTGCGCCAATGGCGCCTATGAGGTGGTGAAGGATCTGCCCGTCGACGACTTCTCCCGCACCATGATGGACAAGACGCTGCAGGAGCTCACCGACGAGCGTGACGGCGTCAAGGCCATCACCGGCTGA
- a CDS encoding PaaI family thioesterase — MTIAATPAFTPPDPDFEARVRESFARQPFMASMGARMEEVAPGRVSVVLPYAEGVTQQHGFFHGGAVGALADTAGGYAAFTLFPADSTVLTVEYKINIMAPGRGERLVAVGEVVRSGRTLTIVKVDVFAEKEGARTHCATATQTLICLLGRSDTRA, encoded by the coding sequence ATGACCATCGCCGCGACCCCCGCCTTTACGCCCCCCGATCCTGATTTCGAGGCTCGCGTCCGCGAGAGCTTCGCCCGCCAGCCTTTCATGGCCAGCATGGGCGCGCGCATGGAGGAGGTGGCGCCGGGCCGTGTTAGCGTGGTGCTGCCCTACGCGGAGGGTGTGACGCAGCAGCACGGCTTCTTCCATGGCGGCGCCGTGGGCGCGTTGGCCGACACGGCGGGCGGCTATGCGGCCTTCACGCTCTTTCCGGCCGATTCCACCGTGCTGACGGTGGAATATAAGATCAACATCATGGCCCCCGGTCGGGGCGAGCGCCTGGTGGCTGTGGGAGAAGTGGTGCGCTCCGGCCGCACGCTCACCATCGTGAAGGTGGATGTGTTTGCGGAGAAGGAGGGCGCGCGCACCCATTGCGCCACCGCCACCCAGACGCTCATCTGCCTTCTGGGCCGCAGCGACACCCGCGCCTGA
- the rpsG gene encoding 30S ribosomal protein S7 produces the protein MSRRHKAERREVIPDAKYGNLVLSRFMNSVMRDGKKSVAESIVYGALETVEAKAKHDPVEVFIQALENVAPAVEVRSRRVGGATYQVPVEVRTERRQTLAIRWLIASARARNEKTMVERLSAELLDAANNRGNAVKKREDTHRMAEANRAFSHYRW, from the coding sequence ATGTCTCGTCGTCATAAGGCTGAGCGCCGCGAAGTCATCCCGGATGCCAAGTATGGCAACCTCGTGCTGAGCCGCTTCATGAATTCCGTCATGCGTGACGGCAAGAAGTCGGTGGCCGAGTCCATCGTGTACGGTGCCCTCGAGACCGTCGAGGCCAAGGCCAAGCACGATCCGGTCGAGGTCTTCATCCAGGCCCTGGAGAATGTTGCTCCGGCGGTTGAAGTCCGGTCCCGCCGCGTCGGCGGCGCCACCTATCAGGTTCCGGTCGAGGTGCGCACCGAGCGTCGCCAGACCCTCGCGATCCGCTGGCTCATCGCCTCGGCCCGCGCCCGCAATGAGAAGACCATGGTGGAGCGTCTCTCCGCCGAGCTTCTCGACGCGGCCAACAATCGCGGCAACGCGGTGAAGAAGCGCGAGGACACGCACCGTATGGCGGAAGCCAACCGTGCCTTCTCGCATTATCGCTGGTGA
- a CDS encoding ethanolamine utilization protein, protein MKVRKFAVSDVALEKSPGQDAEIFVGNLVDERQGGPITIGYGRYDAGQSLTETMAVDDVMIVLEGGISVTTAAGTVTAGPGEIIYMPKGEVVTILSHAEGALTAYVTFPHWRPAHA, encoded by the coding sequence ATGAAGGTGCGCAAGTTCGCGGTTTCGGACGTGGCCCTGGAAAAGTCGCCGGGCCAGGATGCGGAGATCTTCGTGGGCAATCTGGTGGACGAGCGCCAGGGCGGGCCGATCACAATCGGCTATGGCCGCTATGATGCCGGCCAGAGCCTGACCGAGACCATGGCCGTCGATGATGTGATGATTGTTCTGGAAGGCGGGATTTCTGTCACCACCGCCGCCGGCACCGTGACGGCGGGGCCAGGGGAAATCATCTACATGCCCAAGGGCGAGGTGGTGACCATCCTCTCCCACGCGGAAGGCGCGCTCACCGCTTATGTCACCTTCCCCCATTGGCGGCCGGCCCACGCCTGA
- the fumC gene encoding class II fumarate hydratase: MTATRTETDTFGPIEVPADRYWGAQAQRSFGNFKIGWERQPLPVVRALGIVKRAAAETNMALGRLDSTVGAAIVAAAQEVIDGKLDDHFPLVVWQTGSGTQSNMNANEVISNRAIEMMGGEKGSKKPVHPNDHVNMSQSSNDTYPTAMHVACAEEIVHRLLPALRTLHGALADKAKAWSAIIKIGRTHTQDATPLTLGQEFSGYAQQVENGIARIESTLPALMQLAQGGTAVGTGLNAPVGFAEKVAEHIAAITGLPFTTAPNKFEALAAHDAMVFSHGAINTVAASLFKIANDIRFLGSGPRSGLGELSLPENEPGSSIMPGKVNPTQCEALTQVCIQIFGNNAALTFAGSQGHFELNVFNPVMAYNFLQSVRLMSDAALSFTEHCVVGIEPREDNIKAALERSLMLVTALAPKIGYDNAAKIAKTAHKNGTTLREEAVGGGYVTNEEFDAVVRPEKMISPG, encoded by the coding sequence ATGACAGCCACCCGCACAGAGACCGACACGTTCGGCCCCATCGAGGTCCCGGCGGACCGTTACTGGGGCGCCCAGGCGCAGCGGTCGTTCGGCAATTTCAAGATCGGCTGGGAACGCCAGCCCTTGCCGGTGGTCCGGGCGCTGGGCATCGTCAAGCGCGCCGCCGCCGAGACCAACATGGCGCTCGGCCGCCTCGACTCCACGGTGGGCGCCGCCATCGTCGCCGCCGCCCAGGAAGTCATCGACGGCAAGCTGGACGACCATTTCCCCCTCGTGGTCTGGCAGACCGGGTCCGGCACCCAGTCCAACATGAATGCCAATGAGGTCATTTCGAATCGCGCCATCGAGATGATGGGCGGGGAGAAGGGTTCCAAGAAGCCCGTGCATCCCAATGACCACGTCAATATGAGCCAGTCGTCCAACGACACCTATCCGACCGCCATGCACGTGGCGTGCGCGGAGGAGATCGTCCACCGGCTGCTGCCCGCCCTGCGCACCCTGCACGGCGCGCTGGCGGACAAGGCCAAGGCCTGGTCGGCCATCATCAAGATCGGCCGCACCCATACGCAGGATGCCACGCCGCTCACCCTCGGCCAGGAATTTTCCGGCTATGCCCAGCAGGTGGAGAACGGCATCGCCCGCATCGAATCGACCCTGCCGGCGCTGATGCAGCTCGCCCAGGGCGGCACGGCGGTGGGCACCGGCCTCAACGCGCCGGTGGGCTTCGCCGAGAAGGTGGCCGAGCACATCGCCGCCATCACCGGCCTGCCCTTCACCACCGCGCCGAACAAGTTCGAGGCGCTGGCCGCCCACGATGCCATGGTGTTCTCGCATGGCGCCATCAACACGGTGGCGGCCTCCCTGTTCAAGATCGCCAACGACATCCGCTTCCTCGGCTCGGGCCCGCGCTCGGGCCTCGGCGAGCTCTCCCTGCCGGAGAACGAGCCCGGATCATCCATCATGCCGGGCAAGGTGAACCCGACCCAGTGCGAGGCCCTCACCCAGGTGTGCATCCAGATCTTCGGCAACAATGCCGCGCTGACCTTCGCCGGCAGCCAGGGTCATTTCGAGCTGAACGTGTTCAACCCGGTGATGGCCTACAACTTCCTTCAGTCGGTGCGGCTGATGTCGGACGCCGCCCTCAGCTTCACCGAGCATTGCGTGGTGGGCATCGAGCCGCGCGAGGACAACATCAAGGCGGCGCTTGAGCGCTCCTTGATGCTGGTCACCGCGCTGGCGCCCAAGATCGGCTATGACAACGCCGCCAAGATCGCCAAGACCGCGCACAAGAACGGCACCACGCTCCGCGAGGAGGCCGTGGGCGGCGGCTATGTGACCAATGAGGAGTTCGATGCCGTGGTGCGTCCGGAGAAGATGATCTCCCCCGGCTGA
- the fusA gene encoding elongation factor G: MPRSHAIEDYRNFGIMAHIDAGKTTTTERILYYTGKSHKIGEVHDGAATMDWMTQEQERGITITSAATTAFWDGKRLNIIDTPGHVDFTIEVERSLRVLDGAVCVLDGNQGVEPQTETVWRQADKYNVPRIVFVNKMDKIGADFYRCVEMIIDRVAGNPVCCQLPIGSENNFKGIIDLVRMKAVVWEDEALGAKFHDEEIPADLAEKAAEYRGKLIEAAVELDDDALANYLDGVEPDEATLKSLIRKAVIGRKFNPVFCGSAFKNKGVQPLLDAVVDYLPSPIDRGAIKGIDFKTEEETVRNPSDSEPLSVLAFKIMDDPFVGTITFCRIYSGVMEAGMGLLNSTRDKRERVGRMLLMHANNREDIKEAYAGDIVALAGLKEVRTGDTLCDTAKPVILEKMEFPEPVIEIAIEPKSKADQEKLGIALSKLAAEDPSFRVSTDHESGQTILKGMGELHLDIKVDILKRTYKVEANVGAPQVAYRETLTKRTEVDYTHKKQTGGTGQFARVKFIVEPNEVGKGFAFESAIVGGAVPKEYIPGVQKGLESVLGAGVLAGFPVVDVKVTLIDGAYHEVDSSALAFEIASRAAFREALQKGGAILLEPIMKVEVVTPEDYTGSVIGDLNSRRGQIQGQDMRGNANVINAMVPLANMFGYVNTLRSFSQGRATFTMQFDHYEQVPSNVAQEVQAKYA, from the coding sequence ATGCCGCGCAGCCACGCGATTGAGGACTACCGCAACTTCGGCATCATGGCCCACATTGATGCCGGCAAGACCACCACGACCGAGCGGATCCTCTACTACACCGGCAAGAGCCATAAGATCGGTGAAGTGCACGACGGTGCCGCCACCATGGACTGGATGACGCAGGAGCAGGAGCGTGGCATCACGATCACCTCTGCTGCGACGACCGCGTTCTGGGACGGCAAGCGTCTGAACATCATCGACACGCCCGGGCACGTGGACTTCACCATTGAGGTGGAGCGTTCCCTGCGTGTGCTCGACGGCGCGGTGTGCGTGCTGGACGGCAACCAGGGCGTCGAGCCGCAGACCGAGACCGTGTGGCGCCAGGCGGACAAGTACAACGTGCCGCGCATCGTGTTCGTCAACAAGATGGACAAGATCGGCGCCGACTTCTACCGCTGCGTCGAGATGATCATCGACCGCGTGGCCGGCAACCCCGTGTGCTGCCAGCTGCCGATCGGCTCTGAGAACAACTTCAAGGGTATCATCGACCTCGTCCGCATGAAGGCGGTCGTGTGGGAAGACGAAGCCCTGGGTGCGAAGTTCCACGACGAAGAGATCCCCGCGGATCTCGCCGAGAAGGCTGCCGAGTATCGCGGCAAGCTGATCGAGGCCGCCGTTGAGCTCGACGACGATGCCCTTGCCAACTATCTCGATGGCGTCGAGCCGGACGAGGCGACCCTCAAGTCGCTCATCCGCAAGGCCGTCATCGGCCGCAAGTTCAACCCCGTCTTCTGCGGTTCTGCCTTTAAGAACAAGGGCGTGCAGCCGCTTCTTGACGCGGTGGTGGACTATCTGCCGAGCCCCATCGATCGCGGCGCGATCAAGGGCATCGACTTCAAGACCGAAGAAGAGACCGTCCGCAATCCTTCGGACAGCGAGCCCCTTTCCGTGCTCGCGTTCAAGATCATGGACGACCCCTTCGTCGGCACCATCACCTTCTGCCGCATCTATTCGGGTGTGATGGAAGCTGGCATGGGCCTGCTCAACTCGACCCGCGACAAGCGTGAGCGCGTGGGCCGGATGCTGCTCATGCATGCCAACAACCGCGAGGACATCAAGGAAGCCTATGCCGGCGACATCGTCGCCCTGGCCGGCCTCAAGGAAGTGCGCACCGGCGACACGCTGTGCGACACCGCCAAGCCTGTGATCCTCGAGAAGATGGAATTCCCCGAGCCGGTCATCGAGATCGCGATCGAGCCCAAGTCCAAGGCGGACCAGGAAAAGCTCGGCATCGCCCTCTCCAAGCTGGCGGCGGAGGATCCCTCCTTCCGTGTGTCGACCGATCACGAGAGCGGCCAGACCATCCTCAAGGGGATGGGCGAACTGCACCTCGACATCAAGGTCGACATCCTGAAGCGCACTTATAAGGTCGAGGCCAATGTGGGCGCCCCGCAGGTGGCCTACCGCGAGACCCTGACCAAGCGCACCGAGGTGGACTACACCCACAAGAAGCAGACCGGTGGTACCGGTCAGTTCGCCCGGGTGAAGTTCATCGTGGAGCCGAACGAGGTCGGCAAGGGCTTTGCCTTTGAGAGCGCCATCGTCGGTGGCGCAGTGCCGAAGGAGTACATCCCGGGTGTCCAGAAGGGCCTCGAGAGCGTGCTCGGCGCGGGTGTGCTCGCCGGCTTCCCGGTGGTGGACGTGAAGGTGACGCTCATCGACGGCGCCTATCACGAGGTGGACTCGTCGGCTCTGGCCTTCGAAATCGCCTCCCGCGCCGCTTTCCGCGAAGCGCTGCAGAAGGGCGGGGCCATCCTGCTCGAGCCGATCATGAAGGTCGAAGTGGTGACCCCCGAGGATTACACGGGCTCGGTCATCGGCGATCTGAATTCTCGGCGCGGCCAGATCCAGGGCCAGGACATGCGCGGCAATGCGAACGTCATCAATGCGATGGTGCCGCTGGCCAACATGTTCGGCTACGTGAATACGCTGCGGTCCTTCAGCCAGGGCCGCGCCACCTTCACGATGCAGTTCGACCATTACGAGCAGGTTCCCTCGAACGTCGCTCAGGAGGTTCAGGCGAAATACGCCTGA